The Rosa chinensis cultivar Old Blush chromosome 7, RchiOBHm-V2, whole genome shotgun sequence DNA segment TCTTCAACGgggatttttatgttttgtagaaATGAAGGACAACGGAGAAGGGTTTTTAGTCTTGGAACCTTATCTCCTCCTCGATGCAgctgccttctccttctcccctAAAAGCCCCCTGTGTAACTTCATACTTTACAGTTTGATCTATCTTGTCTTATGCGAGTTGACTCGGTCAGTGTAACGGAAAAGCAGACGGCATCTGTTGGTCTACAAATGTTATGGTTCATTCCAGACTCTTCCAAGTTACCAATTGTAATTGGTAAATAGTGAACCAAAACACAGCCAAAGTAGTTTCCAGTTGGGTCTGGAAGGTCAATAAGAAACAGAGAAATACCAACCGAAACCAAATGTCCAAATGCAAAACAAGCTCAAATGGCATTTCTGAGGTCAGTGGCCACCACTAGTGCCATAGCTGCCTCTCTATTACCCGCCGCCATtgccctttcttcttcttcttcttcctctcaatcTTTCCGATTCCCTAAATCCCAAAACATctcctttttctcctcctcctcctccaccccAAACCCAAAACCTCTGTTCCTCGCTACAAGCCTCACCAGCTCTCCCTCAGCTCTCCACATGGACGCGCCCACATCGGAACAGAAGCCCTCCTCTCAGGTTTCACTGAAATTCTCACAcccttctttgttttctattcaTTCTTTGATGGGTTTAATCTGATTCGTTAATTTGACTCAAATTTCATTGATGGGTTCTGTTGTAAATCTTAAAGTACGTAACTCTTCTTTactgattctggaaattttgtTGCTTTTCAACTGCAGAGTGATGCTGTATTGCCAGAGCTACTGGTAAGTTCCACCCTTCAAGAATTTACTTTCTTTTGGTTTAACTATATTGAATCGCATATGTTTCAATCGAGAAGCTTTGATTATGATATGGAGTAGATTATAAGTTTTCATTAGAAAAAATTTACCTATGTTGATGATTTTAGTTATGAAAATTAAGGGGTTGTGCTGATTTTACTGAAAATCTAAACTGTTGGTTTTGATTGGTAACAGACAGAGTACATGGTAGACATGAAATGTGAGAGTTGTGTTAAGGCTGTCAAGAATAAGTTACAAGTTGTTGATGGTGAGACTTTGAGCTACTGGATTAAACTAGAATTTTATGCTCTTTTGCCTCTCATCTGTAGCAACTGTCTTATGCTTAATGGGGTTTTCCTTTAGGGGTTAAAAGTGTAGAGGCGGACCTCGACACCCAAGTTGTTAGGATTCTGGGTGCAACCCCTCTGAAGACCATGACTGAAGCTCTCGAGCAGACAGGTCGAAAAGCGAGATTAATTGGGCAGGGGATCCCAGAAGGTTAGGTCATTTTTCTTGCATTTAGTTTAGGTTCAAAgttgttttcattttcttcttactTTGTCATCGACTCATCCATTTAGGGTAAGTATTTGTTGTCATTGGTACTTTTTGCATGACTCTGGTTAAGGATTAGGATTCTCATTTGAGCAAGTTTTTCTTTTGAGTAATGTGAAAAGTGAACAACAAGACTACTTTTTAGGTAGTTGAGTGAGTTAATAAGTTAAAAAATACCATCTTTTAGGTTATACGTAGAATACAAATGATCTCAATTGCCACAATGAATACCTATATTTTAGaaccttttttcttgttttgccTAAGAGCAATAATTGACATGAGCTGATGTTGGAAATTTTCAACAACATTCAAATGATCTGAACATCTGTTTTAACTGCAGAAGAATGCTTGCTCGGTATTATTGAGAATGCTTGCTAATGTAATTCTTATTTAATCTTGGTCTACAGATTTCTTGGTTTCCGCTGCTGTCGCTGAATTTAAAGGTCCAGATGTTTTTGGTGTGGTTCGATTTGCTCAGGTGAATATGGAGTTGGCTAGGATTGAAGCTAGCTTTAGTGGGTTATCACCTGGGAAACATGGTTGGTCCATTAATGAATTTGGTGATTTAACAAAAGGTGCTGCTAGCACTGGAAAAGTATTTAATCCATCTACAGAAAGTGTAAACGAGGTTTGTTTCAGCATCAAGCTTCTCTTCAAATTTTATGTTTGTTTAGATTTTCCCTAAATACCTGGACTTCTCGAAGTCTCATATCAATGGATAGAATATTTGGCTGTTAACATGTAGTTGAATTGTCTACATTTTATTCTCATGGGAGGCACAATAGTAAAGTTTAGGCATTATGTTCTGCACACCACCGCACCCCCATCCCCTCCCTCACTTTTGGTAATAGCCAAGTTAATACTTGATTCATGAAAGCATCATGCACATTATACTACTGCACTTCAGTCCGTGCTGCAAAATATAGTCTCTGTTCTCAACAGTTAACCAAACCTCCTATTTTGTCAATGTAGGAATCTACTATGAAATTGTTTCCATCATTAATCATCTCACTCATTGAACTTTATGTACTTTACTGGCTTTTCTTGATGAGGACTTTAATTTGACATTCTCTAAGTGATATGCTGGATTATTTTCAGCCGCTTGGTGACCTGGGAACATTGGATACTGATGAGAATGGCAATGCTTTCTTCTCTGGTGTCAAAGAGAAGCTGAGAGTTTCTGATCTTATTGGGAGGTCAATAGCAGTATATGGAACTGCTGACAAGTCAGATTCGGGTGTCGCAGCTGCTGTAATCGCTAGAAGCGCTGGAGTAGGTGAGAACTACAAGAAGCTTTGCACTTGTGATGGGACCACGATATGGGAATCAAGTGAcaaagactttgtcatgagcaAGGTTTAATACCCTAAGCAAACTGTAGTTGTCATAGCCTGGTTTAATGAAGGCACCTTGTACAGCCAAAAGATTCATATTTATTTGTTGTACTTGGTGAATCCTCTGTGCACAGTTGAAAAGAAGACTTATTTGATCTAATAAAGGGCATGGTTTGGAGTAGTTTGAATCCATGAGTTCATAAGCTCCGTGTTTCTGTTTTTCTTCTACGATGTAGAATATAAGGCATTTCTTTCACTTGATAAAGGAATAAATATGGACAGATCATCTCGTCAAATATACAGATATTTTTGGTTGCTTATCCTGGTACTATAATTTACTGCCCTCTCACTCCAAGAATAGGAGAAACCATTCGAGTAAAAACAGCAGAAAATTACATAGAGCTCCATAAAGATAAAAGAACATCAACTCTGGATATTGTACCAACTAGCTCAATAGTTGCAAATATCAACAGCAACCCAACAAAGAGCGTATGGTGACCATGGTAATTAGCAATTCATGTTTTCAGGGGGGGGCAAGAGCCCTTCTCTTTTTGCCATTTCATAGAGTGCAATGGCTGTTAAAACCTTTGCATCGGCTGTCATGCGCCAGAGCTTTTCATATGGGAGCACACGAACCCTAATCAGCTCTCCATGGTCACGAAGACCTGTTTCTTGACCTTGCAGCTGATCAATAAGCTCTTTATCCACCTGCCCTCTGTACAGATAGAGGCTGAGTTCTTCATCACACCCTCCCTAataatgaaaaaacaaaaaaggtgaTCTTTTACTGGTAGGTGTAACACAAAAGAGATCTTCAGGGTTCTGAGTTTCAATCGTCATTCCAGAAAAGGATTAAGGCCAACTTACAGGAGAAGGAAATATTCTGCATCCAGTAGATTGGTCGAGGAAGGCTGTGAGGTCCACCATGTCTTCTTGTTTTAGGCATATGCCAATCTCTTCTTCCACCTGGAGTGTTATAATAAGAATAATGTAACTTAGCTTTAGGTTAAAGTTGTAAAACTTACATCTTACACTTAGTACTCGACTGTTGATTATCAAAAGAAGCTGAAAATagtcaaacaaataaaatttcaagaGATTCTAAAAAGCAACATACTCAGGATCGATAGAAATATACGAAGACaagttggaaaaataaaagtattgaACAAGGCATATTTGCATAAGCAAGAACAAGCAGTAATGAATCTCAAGAGTACCTTGTAAAGAAACTAGATTGGTTTTTCTGAGGAATGGacgaaacaaaaaagagaaaaccAGTACCAAGTTAAAgagaggaaaaataaataaagtaataaaaCTCTCCAAGACACAGAGGCCGGAGGAAAAGCATATTATTGATCACTAAAAAGCTTATGGTTTTGTGGTGATGATGGATATGGCTATCAACTGAACTATAACCAACCACCGTCTTTTTTGGCTCAAGCAACCATCATATTCATACATTATTGGAACAATAATCTTTTTAATAAACCAAAACCATAGCTTGTGGTTTACGAGGAATCTAAATTAATTTTCAGCTGATTACGTGAACTTTCCAAAATACAAGAAGGATACATAcatacgagagagagagagagacctcacGGATTGCGGTGCCGAGAAAATCACCCTTGTCATCATCCAACATTCCAGCAGGCAACTCCAGTATGATCCTTCCAACAGGTACTCTAACCTTCGATATGCAACAATTTTtaatagggtttgattacatggaagTACAATGCCGTAATTTCTTTTTGCGATAATATAGAAATTAGGATGAACGTGATTTTCCGATTTAAGTAAAGCATCATAATGTCATAACAGATACTCTAAAacaccaaaatgaaatgaaGAGCTACCTGTTCAGTAAGAACAGCATAAGCCTTGCCCTCCGATTCCAAAAGTATAAGCACAGCTACAGCCGGTCCGCGTGCAAACACAATACCTGGAACCTAAATATGTTTTAGTTTCACAACAAACAAATCAACAACTATGGCCACCAAAACATACCATTAGAATATAAAAGACAAGTATGTATATGACTAGATACCTTTTTCCCTGTTTCTTTATCAACCACATCGGCTTCAAACTTCAGAAACCCAATCCTCTTTTCAAACATATCCACACCCTATTATAACCCAACTGATCAGTTCCAAGACTATGAACTTATCAAAACCAAATCAATTCAACCACTTTAAAGAAGGACTGGTTCACCTGAATTAGAACTCGTTTCAGAGCCAAAGAACCGTCGCGTAGAATCCCACTTTCACTCTCCATGTTCTTCAGCCACTGCTTAAACAAAGACGAATCAATAGCGCTCCTGCAACGTTTTACCATCATTATGAGTACTTGGGTTCAGTTCATATCCGAAGTTTTAGACTTTTCTGAAGAACAAGGAAGGGAAAAGCGTGACTGGCCTGAACTGGGAGGAGGAGATGTGGGGGGCGGCGACGATCTGGACGGGCTCGGCGGCGAGCTGACTCGGGAGAGTGAGGGAGCGAATCAACGGTGGCGGGTCGGATGACGTTTTGCAGGTGAAGGATCGAAGGGCGAGGCGTGTTCTGGGGAGTGTGAGTGTGGTTCTGGTGATCAACGACATGGAAGCTTGAACAAGCTTGCTACAACCAACGGGGAGCTCTACGCACACGTGTGTTTGTTGCCcaaatgtttttgttttgcaaaCGACACGTCGTGCATGGTTCTACATCAAACCCGAAATTGCGAACCttgatttttacttttttagtgaaatggccaATAATgttgtattttttattaataaattaaattataaAATTTTCAGGTAAGACCTccttggatttatgatttactTGCTGAGTTACCTTGTAATTGAAGTAGTTGGGGGCAGTTCCTTTTGATAAGCTAATTGATGATTAAAGCTATTTCGAATCCAAAAAAAATTCGAGTAAGATTATGGTATAGACAGCCTGGTGGCCTATCCTTAACCGGTTGAAAATCATAAAatgattgaaagtttgaaaccaaACTACGACGTACCAATTGAGTCATGATTCATGACTCAGACCCACAAACAAATACATGTGTTCCAATATAACTCAAAGTTGTGAATAGCTTACTTAAAAAGTTTGCTCACCTAACATTATTCTATAAGGAATGCGTCGGTGAGCTGTGATCtgttggtaaattataattccaacattgtaaaggtcatgggttcgattctcattgacatatataagggtggggtgggctaagggttttaaaaaataataataataaaaataaaaaataaaaaaaataaaaaataaaaacattattcTATAAATCAAGCTCTTGGAATAGCTTAGCAATGTAacttaaagaaaaatattagcaAGACTCcagttctttttgtttttatttctcaGTTTGAGTTATTTATATGAGCTTTTATCACTACTAGAGTCAAAGCTTTCTTACACCGGAcagaatgatacccaacttttaaaagtgatcaaagaGATACCTAGACTTACAAAAATTGATCAACTTTATACCTCTGTCCATTTTCCGTCACATCTCCGTTAAAGTTAAGAGTTATATACAACTTTTCACTCAACTTTTAGTTGGAAATGACAATATTATCCtctaattctttctttttttgctttttctgttctccttcttcctcgtTCTTCTGCAATCTGTGAGCTTTTTGTAATTGAAATTCAAAAATTTTGTAGAATTAGAATCCGAAACAGAATATAGAGATGcacaaatgcaaaatcaagccCACAAATTGAAGTAATTTGTGGTCAGAGGGCCATCAAccatctataacccaatctttTTATTCTGCAAAATTaaaatcttccattcaatttcaattccaccATTGAtcttagaaacaaataaagttgGGGAGAGATAGAGATGTAGagattgaagatgaagcaatcaacaaagtaaaataaaaaataattgaaaaacagtATTTGTGTAAAGGGCccttgtgtaaaatattattataaccctACAAAACACCGCACCACATGTAATCAATTTTAACAGAGaagttacaaaaaataaaccGATGTATcatgttgatttgtttttaaaaatttagataacattttgatcacttttgaaagttatgTATCATTTTGTCTAGTGTAAGAAAATTTTGACCCTAGTAGTGATAAAAATTCCAtttatatctatatctataaaGAGTCATCATTTACAGGGCCAGCCCTGAGGTGACGTTAGTGCCTTGGTGGTGCAACCGCCACACCAGGCATCCGATATTGGGAGGTCTCGagaaaaacaatatatatagcaAAACACCTGATGCACGTTTTTCCTTACTTGCCTACCTCGTGCGTAAAGTATATAGGGAAAAAgatgcaaacagtacctgacctttgacccattagtaactttagtacctgacaaaaaaaaatatcactttggtacctcaagttCGAACCACGACCCAACATTAGTATCTGGACCGTTAACTCCGCTTAACTCCGTTAAGGAGACTGCCAGCTGTCATATTTTAAAGGGTATTTTCGTCTATTTGtatcttaattaattttttttttctttaagcattttttcctctctctctctctctctctctctcctttcttatCGTCTTCTTCCCTCTCTGCAGAGCAACCTGCAGATTCCTCATCCTTCCTTCAAGTGTCTAGGACTATAATCCAACTCCTGCTTGGCCTTCTCACACGAATAGACCCATTGATGCCTTAGAACATAAACAATCGGCGGACTTCCAAAGGAAGCTTTGATTCCATCAAAATCAACCCAAAAATACTCAAACCAAGATGCAATCTTTGCATAAAAAAACTTCAAACATTCATACACAATAACCAAATCCAGAAAGCATgaataagaagaaaagaaaaaagttagaTATGAGGACGCAACTGCTTAGTCTTCCCTCCAATTAATCACGAAAGCCTCCACCTCCTAACATCCCCATCActatcgtcttcttcatcattgcCCCTGCAATTGTTTTCTTAGTCCAATTTCTACAAATCGGGGCGATTTCGCCGAAGAAAGTCGATACCCAGGTCAGAAAACGCGGCGAAAagcaacccaaaacccaaaggtACTCAACTCTAAATTGGGGAGGAGGATGGTTGCTGGTGT contains these protein-coding regions:
- the LOC112175344 gene encoding copper chaperone for superoxide dismutase, chloroplastic/cytosolic, which encodes MAFLRSVATTSAIAASLLPAAIALSSSSSSSQSFRFPKSQNISFFSSSSSTPNPKPLFLATSLTSSPSALHMDAPTSEQKPSSQSDAVLPELLTEYMVDMKCESCVKAVKNKLQVVDGVKSVEADLDTQVVRILGATPLKTMTEALEQTGRKARLIGQGIPEDFLVSAAVAEFKGPDVFGVVRFAQVNMELARIEASFSGLSPGKHGWSINEFGDLTKGAASTGKVFNPSTESVNEPLGDLGTLDTDENGNAFFSGVKEKLRVSDLIGRSIAVYGTADKSDSGVAAAVIARSAGVGENYKKLCTCDGTTIWESSDKDFVMSKV
- the LOC112175345 gene encoding nudix hydrolase 14, chloroplastic, with product MSLITRTTLTLPRTRLALRSFTCKTSSDPPPLIRSLTLPSQLAAEPVQIVAAPHISSSQFRSAIDSSLFKQWLKNMESESGILRDGSLALKRVLIQGVDMFEKRIGFLKFEADVVDKETGKKVPGIVFARGPAVAVLILLESEGKAYAVLTEQVRVPVGRIILELPAGMLDDDKGDFLGTAIREVEEEIGICLKQEDMVDLTAFLDQSTGCRIFPSPGGCDEELSLYLYRGQVDKELIDQLQGQETGLRDHGELIRVRVLPYEKLWRMTADAKVLTAIALYEMAKREGLLPPPENMNC